One region of Danio rerio strain Tuebingen ecotype United States chromosome 5, GRCz12tu, whole genome shotgun sequence genomic DNA includes:
- the selenom gene encoding selenoprotein M precursor (UGA stop codon recoded as selenocysteine) translates to MWPLIFTALLPSVILTYEVNIEKLSGLARARVETCGGUQLNRMREVKAFVTQDIPLYHNLVMKHIPGADPELVLLNHYYEELDRIPLSEMTRAEINKLLAELGFYKKDHPEDQVPEEFRFSPAKDSPFEGRQSSTAAPETTEPSDSQHTDL, encoded by the exons ATGTGGCCGCTGATCTTCACCGCACTGCTGCCGTCCGTCATCCTGACCTATGAAGTGAACATCGAGAAACTGAGTGGCCTGGCGAGGGCTCGAGTAGAG ACGTGTGGTGGATGACAGCTGAACAGGATGAGGGAG GTCAAGGCCTTTGTGACCCAGGACATTCCTCTTTA CCATAACCTGGTGATGAAGCACATTCCTGGGGCCGATCCTGAACTCGTCCTCCTCAACCACTATTATGAAGAACTAGAT AGGATCCCATTATCTGAAATGACTCGCGCTGAGATTAACAAACTGTTGGCCGAGCTGGGCTTTTATAAAAAGGATCATCCTGAAGACCAAGTGCCCGAGGAGTTTCGCTTCTCTCCAGCAAAAGACAGTCCCTTTGAGGGCCGGCAATCCAGCACGGCGGCCCCCGAGACGACGGAGCCTTCAGATTCCCAACACACTGACCTGTAG